The Parvibaculaceae bacterium PLY_AMNH_Bact1 genome window below encodes:
- a CDS encoding hypothetical protein (Derived by automated computational analysis using gene prediction method: GeneMarkS-2+.): protein MIRWLLHLGTRSMERKTNYDASYMHDVIDTSTSAGVKLALLPLLSQHREDAPKPLWFGAGLASVLEGDCGPCVQLMVDQGISEGVDPGLLRAILARDFDAMGEEAALGFRFAEAVIAGNMHSETYRIEVEHRYGKRAMIALAYATAFCRTYPVLKWGLGHGLACQKIKVGDQLETVIRKAA, encoded by the coding sequence ATGATCCGCTGGCTTCTGCATCTCGGCACAAGGTCTATGGAACGCAAGACCAACTATGACGCGAGCTATATGCACGACGTGATAGATACTTCGACATCCGCAGGCGTGAAGCTTGCCCTCCTCCCGTTGCTCTCCCAACACCGCGAAGATGCGCCAAAGCCTCTTTGGTTCGGCGCGGGCCTCGCCTCTGTTCTGGAAGGGGATTGTGGGCCTTGCGTCCAACTGATGGTCGACCAAGGTATTTCAGAGGGCGTGGACCCAGGCCTGTTACGCGCGATACTCGCCCGCGACTTCGACGCAATGGGCGAAGAAGCCGCTCTGGGGTTCCGCTTTGCAGAAGCTGTGATCGCTGGAAACATGCACAGCGAAACCTATCGGATTGAGGTCGAACATCGCTACGGCAAACGCGCAATGATCGCCCTTGCTTACGCCACAGCCTTTTGCCGTACCTACCCTGTGCTAAAATGGGGCCTCGGGCATGGGTTGGCCTGCCAGAAGATCAAAGTCGGCGATCAACTGGAGACCGTGATAAGAAAGGCTGCATGA
- the sigJ gene encoding RNA polymerase sigma factor SigJ (Derived by automated computational analysis using gene prediction method: Protein Homology. GO_function: GO:0016987 - sigma factor activity [Evidence IEA]; GO_process: GO:0006352 - DNA-templated transcription initiation [Evidence IEA]; GO_process: GO:0006355 - regulation of DNA-templated transcription [Evidence IEA]), producing MNDTATATFEQERGRLTSLAYRMLGERAAAEDVVQNAWLRWAGTDETEIKTPAAWLTTVTTRLAIDALKSARHKREVYAGIWLPEPILSETENPQATPEDTLAQAQDVQLALLWAMERLAPEERAAFILREAFDSDYADIATTLNKTEAACRQLVARAKKRVSEESPRFDASVAEVGDLLSRFMAAAQTHNMQEILSLLSPDALALSDGGGKVRAAYRPLVGPEDIALVFTSLLQKNADKVKPQLVYANGRPAIVSLQQDEKSDIVISLVPDEEGLVRWIYVMRNPDKLTRPAEDLKPIA from the coding sequence ATGAACGACACAGCAACTGCCACCTTTGAACAGGAACGCGGTCGACTGACTTCCTTGGCATACCGGATGCTGGGGGAGCGGGCGGCCGCCGAAGACGTTGTGCAAAACGCCTGGCTGCGCTGGGCGGGTACTGACGAAACTGAAATCAAAACACCCGCGGCCTGGTTGACGACTGTCACCACAAGACTTGCCATCGACGCGCTGAAAAGCGCCCGGCACAAACGAGAAGTCTATGCCGGCATCTGGTTACCCGAACCCATCCTGTCAGAAACAGAAAATCCGCAAGCCACTCCGGAAGATACTCTCGCACAAGCACAAGACGTGCAGCTCGCGCTTTTGTGGGCCATGGAACGGTTGGCACCAGAAGAAAGAGCCGCCTTCATTCTGCGGGAAGCCTTTGACAGTGACTATGCCGACATCGCCACCACACTCAACAAAACAGAAGCCGCCTGCAGGCAGCTGGTGGCTCGAGCAAAAAAGCGGGTGAGCGAAGAAAGTCCGCGCTTTGACGCATCGGTTGCAGAAGTCGGCGACCTTCTATCCCGTTTCATGGCGGCTGCACAGACACACAATATGCAGGAGATCCTATCTCTCCTGTCACCCGACGCCTTGGCTCTTTCAGATGGCGGCGGCAAAGTACGTGCTGCTTATCGTCCCCTTGTTGGCCCCGAAGACATTGCGCTGGTTTTCACAAGTTTGCTCCAGAAAAATGCGGACAAGGTCAAACCACAATTGGTCTACGCGAACGGCCGCCCGGCCATCGTGTCGCTGCAACAGGATGAGAAGTCAGACATTGTCATCAGCCTGGTGCCGGACGAAGAAGGCCTGGTGCGCTGGATTTACGTCATGCGCAATCCCGACAAGCTCACACGGCCGGCAGAGGATCTGAAACCTATCGCCTGA
- a CDS encoding hypothetical protein (Derived by automated computational analysis using gene prediction method: GeneMarkS-2+.) gives MSLVQGYSRWRGVSVVIPSDMVRYVYVATAAIVVLGLLREVFIFQMGTDTVLQDLRHFALDAERNLGAWYSSALMVLIAACAMVNWHKDRVRDGLVSYSWVFISVVFFLLSIDETVGFHETVDVPLRDHFELTGVFYNPWVFFGAAFVAGFAALLVPFLFELPRHIATLFVISGAIYVGGALGMEPLDAFFEHAYGDGHLFQVIATSVEEAMEMLGLTLFLHANFIFMAEARTNVLVRR, from the coding sequence ATGAGTTTAGTACAGGGGTATTCGCGGTGGCGCGGGGTTTCAGTCGTGATCCCCAGCGATATGGTTCGCTATGTTTATGTGGCGACTGCCGCGATTGTCGTTTTAGGCCTTTTGCGGGAAGTGTTTATCTTTCAGATGGGCACTGACACGGTCCTTCAGGACCTCCGGCATTTCGCGCTTGATGCAGAACGTAATCTGGGTGCCTGGTATTCTAGTGCTTTGATGGTTCTTATAGCGGCTTGCGCTATGGTGAACTGGCACAAAGACCGTGTCCGCGATGGGCTTGTATCCTACAGTTGGGTCTTTATCTCGGTTGTGTTCTTTCTTCTCTCCATTGATGAGACCGTGGGCTTTCATGAGACGGTCGATGTCCCGCTCCGCGATCATTTTGAGTTGACGGGTGTTTTCTATAACCCGTGGGTGTTTTTTGGGGCAGCCTTTGTCGCGGGGTTCGCTGCGCTTCTCGTCCCCTTCCTGTTTGAGCTGCCCAGACATATTGCAACTCTGTTTGTGATCTCAGGCGCAATCTATGTCGGCGGCGCCTTGGGAATGGAACCGTTGGATGCCTTCTTTGAGCATGCCTATGGAGACGGACATCTCTTTCAGGTGATCGCAACAAGTGTTGAGGAAGCCATGGAAATGTTGGGCCTCACCCTCTTCCTGCATGCCAACTTCATCTTCATGGCGGAAGCGCGTACGAATGTGCTTGTCAGGCGATAG
- a CDS encoding hypothetical protein (Derived by automated computational analysis using gene prediction method: GeneMarkS-2+.) encodes MTQKIIENLSPEIAKTWGEETARLRHTLGQNNLFSDDVLASLIERMPQTISPINTMAGSGHDADSWAYCDRSGLSGHEVLDAIKRGRLWINLQKLEEHDRRFEELLDEIYIELQASVPGFKPHRKSLGILISSPGAQVFYHADVPGQSLWQVRGEKQIHIYPPKEPFLPPADLENVIRGITEEEIGYDPSYDAHAEIYDLKAGDMLHWALNGPHRVTNGNCLNVSVTTEHWTAPIRRSYAMNYGNGVLRSELGWTPRSRAISGPAFWAKVALTAFWRKSGMQKKQSFKRIMRYRVNPNAPEGISPLPMGAAE; translated from the coding sequence ATGACACAAAAGATCATTGAAAATCTAAGCCCGGAAATCGCAAAAACCTGGGGCGAAGAGACAGCGCGCCTACGCCACACGCTCGGGCAGAACAACCTATTCTCTGATGATGTCCTCGCAAGCCTCATTGAGCGCATGCCTCAAACGATCAGCCCGATCAACACGATGGCCGGGTCCGGCCATGATGCTGACAGCTGGGCCTATTGCGACCGCAGTGGCCTGTCTGGTCATGAGGTTCTAGACGCCATCAAACGCGGTCGTCTTTGGATTAACCTGCAAAAGCTTGAGGAGCATGACCGCCGCTTCGAAGAATTGTTGGATGAGATCTATATTGAGCTGCAGGCATCCGTCCCTGGGTTCAAGCCGCACCGGAAATCTCTCGGGATTTTGATCTCTTCGCCTGGCGCGCAGGTTTTCTATCATGCAGATGTCCCAGGTCAGTCACTCTGGCAGGTGCGTGGCGAAAAACAGATTCACATCTACCCGCCAAAAGAGCCGTTCCTCCCTCCAGCTGACCTCGAGAACGTCATTCGCGGCATTACCGAGGAGGAGATTGGCTACGACCCTTCTTATGACGCCCACGCGGAAATCTACGACCTGAAAGCCGGCGACATGTTGCATTGGGCTCTCAACGGGCCACACCGCGTCACAAACGGAAACTGTCTCAACGTATCTGTCACAACCGAACACTGGACAGCGCCCATCCGCCGATCCTACGCCATGAACTATGGCAATGGTGTATTACGCAGTGAACTTGGCTGGACACCCCGATCGCGCGCAATCAGCGGACCCGCCTTTTGGGCGAAAGTCGCGCTCACGGCGTTCTGGCGCAAGTCAGGCATGCAGAAGAAACAATCCTTCAAACGCATCATGCGCTACCGGGTAAATCCAAATGCCCCGGAAGGGATCAGTCCCCTACCTATGGGTGCAGCGGAGTAG